The following are encoded together in the Flavobacterium sp. TR2 genome:
- a CDS encoding succinate dehydrogenase/fumarate reductase iron-sulfur subunit, translated as MKLYLKIWRQFNSSSKGEMTDYEIDGVSEHMSFLEMLDLLNESLIQQGERVIEFDHDCREGICGQCGVMINGRAHGPLKNTTTCQLHMRSFKDGDTIYIEPFRAKAFPVLRDLKIDRKAFDSIIATGGFIGASTGQAPEANSIPITYETAEAAFDAAACIGCGACVASCKNASAALFVGAKITHLALLPQGKLEASKRALSMVKQMDEEGFGACSDTRACEIECPQGISVLSIAKMNLEYMKALTFRK; from the coding sequence ATGAAACTTTATCTAAAAATATGGCGACAGTTTAATTCTTCATCAAAAGGAGAAATGACAGATTATGAAATTGATGGAGTATCAGAGCATATGTCGTTTCTGGAAATGCTGGATCTTTTGAATGAATCGCTTATTCAGCAGGGAGAACGCGTCATCGAATTTGATCATGACTGCCGTGAAGGAATCTGCGGGCAATGCGGCGTAATGATTAACGGACGCGCTCATGGACCTTTAAAAAACACCACAACCTGCCAGCTTCATATGAGAAGTTTTAAAGATGGGGACACTATTTATATTGAGCCTTTTCGTGCAAAAGCGTTTCCTGTTTTACGCGATCTCAAAATTGACCGCAAAGCTTTTGATTCGATTATTGCAACAGGTGGTTTTATTGGTGCTTCAACGGGTCAGGCGCCAGAGGCAAATAGCATTCCGATTACGTATGAAACTGCCGAAGCTGCTTTTGATGCTGCGGCCTGTATTGGCTGCGGAGCTTGTGTTGCTTCATGCAAAAATGCTAGCGCAGCTTTGTTTGTTGGTGCCAAAATAACTCATCTGGCACTTTTACCGCAAGGAAAATTGGAAGCTTCTAAACGCGCTCTTTCAATGGTAAAGCAGATGGATGAAGAAGGCTTTGGCGCTTGCTCCGATACGAGAGCCTGCGAGATTGAATGCCCGCAGGGAATTTCGGTGCTTTCGATTGCTAAAATGAATTTAGAATATATGAAGGCTTTGACTTTTAGGAAGTAA
- a CDS encoding efflux RND transporter periplasmic adaptor subunit, with product MKNIVMNLIENLTAKHAKTKRKVRKGVKPSVLCGTFALFVVTLISCNQNKAEEPQEEEKETTEVALTISQYKTVGIETGTVEDRNLNKVIKANGYTTVPPQNSAEVSTLIGGTVKDIFVLEGTYVNKGKVLATIQNLEVIGMQEDYQSAVANVEYLQLEYNRQKTLSDENVNPRKTFQEVKAKLAAERARAQAAKNKLDALNVNAKGATSVVPIVSPINGYVGKINIAKGAFANTGVSLFEVVDNSQMHLDLNVYEKDLGSISIGQVIDFVLTNQSNKSIKGKIFGINKSFSNESKTVAVHAKIDPADAKGLIPGMYVSANINITNATVPALPKDAVVKNADKYFVFVEEKEHAEEKHEHKEGEKEEAHEKEIHFKAIEVIPGTTDLGFTEVKFVNDIPENAKIVTKGAFYLLSAMKGGGEHTH from the coding sequence ATGAAAAATATAGTTATGAATTTAATTGAGAATTTAACCGCAAAGCACGCAAAGACAAAGCGCAAAGTTCGCAAGGGAGTAAAACCTAGCGTCCTTTGCGGAACCTTTGCGCTCTTTGTGGTTACCTTAATAAGCTGCAATCAGAATAAAGCCGAAGAACCGCAGGAAGAAGAAAAAGAAACGACTGAAGTGGCACTGACCATTTCTCAGTACAAAACCGTGGGCATAGAAACCGGTACTGTAGAAGACCGAAATCTAAACAAAGTCATTAAAGCAAATGGCTACACGACAGTTCCGCCGCAAAACTCAGCAGAGGTTTCGACTTTGATTGGCGGAACGGTAAAAGATATTTTTGTTTTGGAAGGAACCTATGTAAACAAAGGAAAAGTGCTGGCAACAATTCAGAATCTGGAAGTTATAGGAATGCAGGAAGATTACCAGTCGGCTGTTGCCAATGTAGAATACCTTCAGTTAGAATACAACCGCCAGAAAACGTTGAGCGATGAAAATGTAAATCCGAGAAAGACTTTTCAGGAAGTAAAAGCCAAACTGGCAGCCGAAAGAGCTCGTGCGCAGGCAGCAAAAAACAAATTAGATGCTCTGAATGTTAATGCAAAAGGAGCAACATCGGTTGTGCCTATTGTTTCGCCAATAAATGGCTATGTGGGAAAAATCAATATTGCAAAAGGAGCTTTTGCCAATACAGGCGTTTCGCTTTTTGAAGTAGTTGACAATAGCCAGATGCATTTGGATTTGAATGTATACGAAAAAGACTTAGGCTCAATTTCCATTGGTCAGGTAATCGATTTTGTTCTGACAAATCAGTCGAATAAATCGATTAAAGGAAAGATTTTCGGAATCAATAAATCTTTTTCTAACGAAAGCAAAACGGTTGCTGTTCATGCTAAAATTGATCCTGCCGACGCAAAAGGCCTGATTCCAGGAATGTACGTTTCTGCAAATATTAATATTACAAACGCGACAGTTCCGGCTCTTCCGAAAGATGCAGTGGTCAAAAATGCCGACAAGTATTTTGTTTTTGTTGAAGAGAAAGAACACGCGGAAGAAAAACACGAGCATAAAGAAGGTGAAAAGGAAGAAGCGCATGAAAAAGAAATTCATTTTAAAGCCATAGAAGTAATTCCCGGAACAACCGATTTAGGTTTTACAGAAGTTAAATTTGTAAATGATATTCCAGAAAATGCTAAAATTGTAACGAAAGGAGCATTTTATCTGCTTTCAGCAATGAAGGGCGGAGGAGAGCATACGCATTAA
- a CDS encoding TolC family protein yields MKKSIYNTKLKKLRSRWLTGLGLSAFLLASTVVSAQQSISLEKAIELAKSNNIDLKIADKEIEKQTVLKKAAFQPDPLQVQYQGGQFNSADFDHNVSVQQFFPLGNITKANRQLQEELAKLAEKQKALSSYEIEKAVTLAYYQYLYGVSIQKLNSELNDIYTKFLKNAELRFKTGESGNIEVISAKAKVKEIETQKAQLEYDLAIYQKQLQFFIQTDENIVPDSKTNLQYTFIENQENTKAESLMTDFYQQQISVYQKEAGTFKALRTPKVGLGYFAQTINTESLFQGFTAGLQIPLFGGVNTTKAKAAEISISQSQLALDRNKMMLSLQREELQNNFKKQQKNLAYFQNEGLHYADQIIETAQKSYANGDMSYWSYISFLNQAIDIKKQFAEATHSYNQSAIELQFPTIKNN; encoded by the coding sequence ATGAAAAAATCAATATATAATACCAAATTGAAAAAGCTTCGCTCCCGATGGCTAACAGGATTGGGGTTAAGTGCATTTCTATTGGCAAGCACTGTTGTTTCAGCACAACAATCCATCAGTTTGGAAAAGGCAATAGAACTGGCAAAATCTAACAACATTGACTTAAAAATCGCTGACAAAGAGATTGAAAAACAAACCGTTTTGAAGAAAGCTGCATTTCAGCCAGATCCTTTGCAAGTGCAGTATCAGGGCGGTCAGTTTAATAGTGCCGATTTTGATCACAACGTTTCGGTGCAACAGTTTTTTCCGTTAGGAAATATTACAAAAGCCAACCGACAATTGCAGGAAGAATTGGCAAAATTGGCCGAGAAGCAAAAAGCCCTGTCTTCGTATGAAATTGAAAAAGCGGTTACATTGGCGTATTACCAATATTTATATGGCGTTTCAATCCAGAAACTCAATTCAGAATTGAATGATATATACACGAAATTCCTAAAAAATGCCGAATTGCGTTTTAAAACTGGAGAAAGCGGAAATATCGAAGTAATTAGTGCCAAAGCCAAAGTAAAAGAAATTGAAACTCAGAAAGCGCAGTTAGAATATGATCTGGCGATTTATCAGAAACAATTGCAGTTTTTTATTCAGACAGACGAAAATATAGTTCCCGATTCCAAAACTAATTTGCAGTATACATTTATAGAAAATCAAGAAAACACAAAGGCCGAGAGCCTAATGACCGATTTCTATCAGCAGCAGATTTCAGTGTATCAGAAAGAAGCGGGAACATTTAAGGCGCTGCGTACGCCAAAAGTCGGTTTGGGATATTTTGCACAGACTATCAATACAGAATCGCTGTTTCAGGGTTTTACGGCTGGATTACAGATTCCGTTATTTGGGGGAGTTAACACCACAAAAGCAAAGGCGGCAGAAATCAGTATTTCGCAGTCGCAACTGGCTTTAGACAGAAATAAAATGATGCTGAGTCTGCAAAGGGAAGAATTGCAGAATAACTTCAAAAAACAGCAGAAAAACTTAGCCTATTTTCAGAATGAAGGTCTGCATTATGCCGATCAGATTATTGAAACGGCACAAAAAAGCTATGCCAATGGCGACATGAGTTATTGGTCGTATATCAGTTTTTTAAATCAGGCCATTGATATTAAAAAACAATTTGCAGAAGCAACTCACAGCTATAATCAAAGTGCAATCGAACTTCAATTTCCAACCATCAAAAACAATTAA
- a CDS encoding 4-hydroxy-tetrahydrodipicolinate reductase, whose product MKIGLIGFGKTGKSVASILLENKKFCLEWVLRQSTVLEHRSVPEFFGVQSEEPGLIYSSSKTSIDELLEKHPVDVIIDFSSHQGIYTYGEVAAKKQVKIISAISHYKDKELAFLKSLSKKTTVFWSPNITLGVNYLLFAAKFLKKIAPWVDIEVNEEHFKTKQGTSGTAVKIAEALDVDKENINSVRAGGIVGKHEVIFGFPFQTVRLIHESISREAFGNGVIFVAENLKEKEKGLYNFEDILTPYFTV is encoded by the coding sequence ATGAAAATAGGATTAATCGGATTCGGAAAAACTGGAAAATCAGTAGCCTCAATATTATTAGAAAATAAAAAATTCTGCCTAGAATGGGTTTTACGCCAAAGTACGGTTTTAGAACACAGATCGGTTCCAGAATTTTTTGGAGTGCAGTCAGAAGAACCCGGCTTAATCTATTCCAGTTCAAAAACATCTATTGACGAATTATTAGAAAAACATCCTGTCGATGTCATTATAGATTTTTCATCACATCAGGGAATTTATACATACGGAGAAGTGGCTGCAAAAAAGCAGGTAAAAATTATTTCTGCTATTTCTCATTATAAAGACAAAGAACTGGCTTTTCTAAAATCGCTGTCAAAAAAAACAACAGTCTTTTGGTCGCCAAATATTACTTTGGGAGTCAACTATTTATTATTTGCCGCTAAATTTTTGAAGAAAATTGCACCTTGGGTTGATATTGAAGTAAATGAAGAGCATTTTAAAACCAAACAGGGAACATCTGGAACAGCTGTAAAAATTGCCGAAGCATTAGATGTGGATAAAGAGAATATCAATTCGGTTAGAGCAGGAGGAATTGTCGGAAAACATGAAGTTATTTTTGGTTTTCCTTTCCAAACAGTGCGTTTGATACACGAATCAATTTCTAGAGAAGCTTTTGGAAACGGAGTTATTTTCGTAGCCGAAAACCTTAAAGAGAAAGAAAAAGGATTGTATAATTTTGAAGATATTCTGACGCCTTATTTTACAGTTTAA
- a CDS encoding VOC family protein, producing the protein MKIDQIEIKTNDIQKTKAFYQKLFGLAILENDEKSITFQAGNSILKFIEDSKFNSVYHFAFNIPEISSKKPFYGAGTKSI; encoded by the coding sequence ATGAAAATAGATCAGATCGAAATCAAAACAAACGATATCCAGAAAACGAAAGCATTTTACCAGAAACTGTTTGGACTTGCTATTTTGGAGAATGACGAGAAATCGATAACATTTCAGGCTGGGAATTCTATTTTAAAATTTATTGAAGATTCTAAATTTAATTCCGTTTATCATTTTGCCTTTAATATTCCCGAAATCAGCTCGAAGAAGCCATTTTATGGTGCAGGAACAAAGTCGATTTAA
- a CDS encoding heavy metal translocating P-type ATPase produces the protein MIHQDKEAKITKNKAKPSCSCSHDEPIHSDNDGHDHGGHDHEHNASGNLFKLFLPSIISFLLLIIGIGFDNYFPQEWFAGYVRIAWYAVAYLPVGLPVLREAYESIIKGDVFSEFFLMCIATLGAFAIGEYPEGVAVMLFYTIGETFQGMAVSRAKSSIKSLLDQRPDEVHVLENNIAVKVKAKDVQIGAVIQLKAGEKLGLDGELLSDFASFNTAALTGESKPDTKKNGETVLAGMINGNTIAEVKVTAAYSDSKLSKILELVQNATTKKAPAELFIRKFAKIYTPIVVFLAIGICLIPMLFVDNYVFTDWLYRSLVFLVISCPCALVISIPLGYFGGIGAASRNGILFKGSNFLDSISTIQNVVVDKTGTMTEGVFKVQEVIIKPEFDKDEILKLVNALENRSTHPVATAIHNHVGPVDPSVELKEIEEISGYGLKAAYNGKELFVGNFKLLDKYSITYDIDPSSIVYTTIAIAYEGKFAGYLTIADEIKADAKETVSKLKSLGVKLTMLSGDKTNVVEFVAEKLGITRAFGDLLPEDKVDKVNEIKAKNETIAFVGDGVNDAPVIALSTVGIAMGGLGSDAAIETADVVIQDDKPSKIAMAINIGKQTKKIVWQNITLAFVVKAFVLILGAGGLATMWEAVFADVGVALLAILNAVRIQRMRF, from the coding sequence ATGATACATCAAGATAAAGAAGCAAAAATCACAAAAAATAAAGCCAAACCTTCTTGCAGCTGTTCACATGATGAACCTATACATTCCGACAATGACGGGCACGATCATGGCGGTCATGACCATGAGCACAACGCGAGCGGCAATTTGTTTAAGTTGTTTCTCCCATCTATTATTTCCTTTCTTTTATTGATCATCGGAATTGGTTTTGATAACTATTTTCCACAGGAATGGTTTGCTGGATATGTTAGAATTGCATGGTATGCAGTTGCATATCTTCCAGTAGGGCTTCCTGTTCTGCGAGAAGCTTACGAAAGCATTATAAAAGGAGATGTTTTCTCTGAATTTTTTCTGATGTGCATTGCCACACTTGGAGCATTTGCCATTGGAGAATATCCAGAAGGAGTTGCCGTAATGCTTTTTTATACGATTGGAGAAACTTTTCAGGGAATGGCAGTTAGCAGAGCAAAATCGAGCATTAAAAGCCTGTTGGATCAGCGTCCCGATGAGGTTCATGTTTTGGAAAACAATATTGCAGTAAAAGTCAAAGCCAAAGATGTACAGATCGGTGCTGTTATCCAGCTTAAAGCAGGAGAAAAACTAGGCTTAGATGGCGAATTATTGTCAGACTTCGCTTCCTTTAATACAGCGGCTTTGACTGGAGAAAGCAAACCCGATACCAAAAAGAATGGCGAAACCGTTTTGGCCGGAATGATAAATGGCAATACAATTGCCGAAGTAAAAGTAACAGCAGCTTACAGCGACAGTAAATTATCTAAAATTTTGGAGTTGGTGCAAAACGCCACAACCAAAAAGGCGCCAGCCGAACTGTTCATTAGAAAGTTTGCTAAAATCTATACGCCCATTGTGGTGTTTCTTGCTATTGGAATTTGTTTGATTCCGATGCTTTTTGTCGATAATTATGTCTTCACAGATTGGCTTTACAGATCGTTGGTTTTCCTTGTAATTTCTTGCCCTTGCGCTTTAGTCATAAGTATTCCGCTTGGATATTTTGGCGGAATTGGCGCTGCGAGCAGAAACGGAATCTTGTTTAAGGGAAGTAATTTTCTAGATAGTATTTCGACGATTCAAAATGTAGTGGTAGACAAAACCGGAACGATGACCGAAGGTGTTTTTAAAGTTCAAGAAGTCATTATAAAACCCGAATTTGATAAGGACGAAATCTTAAAATTGGTCAATGCGCTTGAAAATAGGAGCACACATCCCGTTGCAACAGCTATTCATAATCATGTGGGGCCCGTTGATCCGTCGGTAGAGCTAAAAGAAATCGAAGAAATATCTGGATACGGATTAAAAGCAGCATACAACGGAAAAGAACTGTTTGTAGGGAATTTTAAACTCTTGGATAAATATTCAATTACGTATGATATTGACCCATCCTCTATAGTTTATACCACAATTGCAATTGCTTACGAAGGTAAATTTGCGGGTTATCTTACTATTGCAGACGAAATTAAAGCAGATGCCAAAGAAACGGTTTCGAAACTAAAATCTTTAGGAGTAAAATTGACCATGCTGAGCGGAGATAAGACCAACGTTGTAGAGTTTGTAGCCGAAAAACTAGGAATCACAAGAGCTTTTGGCGATTTGCTCCCAGAAGATAAAGTGGATAAAGTCAATGAAATTAAAGCGAAAAACGAAACAATTGCTTTTGTCGGCGACGGCGTAAATGATGCTCCTGTAATTGCCTTAAGCACGGTTGGAATTGCTATGGGAGGTTTAGGAAGCGATGCTGCCATAGAAACTGCCGATGTTGTAATTCAGGATGATAAACCGAGTAAAATTGCAATGGCAATCAATATCGGAAAACAGACCAAAAAAATTGTCTGGCAGAATATTACTTTGGCTTTTGTCGTAAAAGCTTTTGTATTAATTCTTGGTGCAGGCGGACTTGCCACGATGTGGGAAGCTGTTTTTGCTGATGTTGGAGTAGCGCTGTTAGCGATTTTGAATGCCGTAAGAATTCAGAGAATGAGGTTTTAA
- a CDS encoding fumarate reductase/succinate dehydrogenase flavoprotein subunit, producing MMESKIPEGPLADKWSLYKSKAKLVNPANRKKLNVIVVGTGLAGASCAASLAEQGYNIKSFCFQDSPRRAHSVAAQGGVNAAKNYKNDGDSTFRMFYDTIKGGDFRSREANVYRLAECSAHLIDHAVAQGVPFAREYAGYLNNRSFGGVQVSRTFYARGQTGQQLLLGAYQALERQAALGKVALYTRHEMLELVVIEGKAKGIIARNLETGQLERHAADAVVLASGGYGKVYYLSTLAMGCNSSAIWRAHKKGAYMAGVSWIQFHPTSLPQHGENQSKLTLMSESLRNDGRIWVPKKAADDRNANAIPEEERDYYLERRYPSFGNLAPRDISSRAAKERIDAGHGVGPMKNAIYLDFSDAIKAQGKDKIEAKYSNLFAMYEKITGINAYKEPMLISPSAHFTMGGLWVDYELMTTIPGLFALGEANFADHGANRLGANSLLQACVDGYFIAPYTIPNYLAGELNLPRPDISHPAFEEAEKEVRRQLDRFLHTNGTLSADYFHKKIGRLLYEKCGLSRSRKKLEEALIEIRELKTSFENDLRITGDNTLNSELEKAGRIADYIELAELMCYDALQREESCGAHFREEYQTADGEAVRNDNEFCYVSAWEWKGLNNEPELHKEPLTFESVELAVRSYK from the coding sequence ATGATGGAATCAAAAATACCCGAAGGTCCTCTTGCAGACAAATGGAGTCTTTATAAGTCTAAAGCCAAACTAGTCAACCCTGCAAATCGGAAAAAACTAAATGTAATAGTAGTAGGAACAGGTCTAGCTGGTGCTTCATGCGCTGCATCTCTTGCCGAACAAGGCTATAATATAAAATCTTTCTGCTTTCAGGATTCTCCCAGACGCGCACATTCTGTTGCCGCTCAAGGCGGAGTAAATGCTGCCAAAAACTATAAAAATGATGGCGACAGCACGTTTAGAATGTTTTACGACACTATAAAAGGGGGCGATTTCAGATCCCGCGAGGCCAATGTCTATCGTTTAGCAGAATGTTCGGCACACCTTATCGATCACGCAGTTGCTCAAGGCGTTCCTTTTGCCCGCGAATATGCAGGCTATTTGAACAACAGATCTTTTGGAGGCGTTCAGGTTTCCCGAACTTTTTATGCAAGAGGCCAGACTGGACAGCAGCTTCTTTTGGGGGCTTATCAGGCCCTTGAGCGTCAGGCGGCTTTGGGAAAAGTCGCTTTGTATACCCGCCATGAAATGCTCGAACTTGTTGTCATTGAGGGTAAAGCTAAGGGAATAATTGCACGAAATCTTGAAACTGGCCAACTCGAACGTCACGCTGCAGATGCTGTAGTATTGGCTTCTGGCGGTTACGGAAAAGTATATTATCTGTCTACACTTGCCATGGGCTGCAACAGCTCTGCCATTTGGCGCGCGCACAAAAAAGGCGCATACATGGCGGGTGTGAGCTGGATTCAGTTTCACCCTACTTCGCTCCCGCAGCATGGAGAAAACCAGTCAAAACTGACTTTAATGTCGGAGTCGCTTCGAAATGACGGCCGAATTTGGGTTCCTAAAAAAGCCGCAGACGACCGAAATGCAAATGCTATTCCTGAAGAAGAACGCGATTATTATTTAGAGCGCCGTTATCCTTCATTTGGAAATCTGGCGCCAAGAGATATTTCTTCAAGAGCCGCAAAAGAAAGAATTGATGCCGGTCATGGCGTTGGCCCAATGAAAAATGCCATTTACCTTGATTTTTCTGACGCCATCAAAGCGCAGGGAAAAGATAAGATTGAAGCCAAATACAGCAATCTTTTTGCAATGTACGAAAAGATTACAGGCATAAATGCCTACAAAGAGCCTATGCTGATTTCGCCTTCGGCACATTTTACAATGGGCGGACTTTGGGTCGATTATGAACTTATGACCACTATTCCTGGGTTGTTTGCGTTAGGCGAAGCCAATTTTGCCGATCATGGCGCCAACCGTCTTGGTGCAAATTCACTGCTTCAAGCTTGCGTCGACGGCTATTTTATTGCTCCTTACACTATTCCTAATTATTTGGCAGGCGAATTGAATCTGCCAAGACCCGATATTTCGCATCCTGCATTTGAGGAAGCTGAAAAAGAAGTCAGAAGACAGCTCGATCGTTTTTTACATACTAACGGAACTCTTTCTGCAGATTATTTTCATAAAAAAATTGGACGCCTTCTTTACGAAAAATGCGGTCTTTCGCGAAGCAGAAAAAAACTGGAAGAAGCTTTAATCGAAATCCGCGAACTCAAAACTTCGTTTGAAAATGATCTCAGAATTACTGGCGACAATACTTTAAACAGTGAACTCGAAAAAGCTGGCCGAATTGCCGATTATATCGAATTGGCAGAATTAATGTGTTACGATGCTTTGCAGCGCGAAGAATCTTGCGGTGCGCACTTTAGAGAAGAATACCAAACTGCCGACGGAGAAGCTGTCCGCAACGATAATGAGTTCTGTTATGTATCGGCCTGGGAATGGAAAGGTTTAAACAACGAACCTGAACTTCACAAAGAGCCTTTAACCTTTGAATCGGTAGAGCTTGCAGTGAGAAGCTATAAATAA
- a CDS encoding DUF1810 domain-containing protein, translating to MAYNNNGLLRFLDAQNKLYLTALEEIRKGKKESPWMWFIFPQIKGMGSNDTSKFYEIKNADEAIAFLEHPILGKHLVEITSELIKKEESVSDIFESLDAEQLQSCMTLFASVQNTEPIFQEVLHKYFDGSSDFHTLQLLYSNL from the coding sequence ATGGCTTACAATAACAATGGACTACTTCGGTTTCTAGATGCTCAAAACAAATTGTACTTAACAGCTCTGGAGGAAATCAGGAAAGGAAAAAAAGAATCTCCTTGGATGTGGTTTATATTTCCGCAGATAAAAGGAATGGGTTCTAATGATACATCCAAATTTTACGAAATCAAGAATGCCGACGAGGCGATTGCTTTTCTTGAACACCCAATTTTAGGAAAACATCTGGTCGAAATTACTTCTGAACTCATTAAAAAGGAAGAAAGCGTTTCGGATATTTTTGAAAGTCTTGATGCAGAACAACTCCAATCCTGCATGACTTTGTTTGCCAGCGTTCAGAATACAGAACCTATTTTTCAGGAAGTGCTTCACAAGTACTTTGACGGTTCATCTGATTTTCATACGCTGCAGTTATTGTATAGCAATCTTTAA
- a CDS encoding acetyl-CoA C-acetyltransferase produces the protein MKVNTIKKVAIVGYNRIPFARANTAYSNVGNKEMMTAALNGLIDKYNLKGKLLGEVAGGAVIKHTYDNNLIRECVMQTSLDPATPACDLQQACDTGIESAIYIANKIALGQIDSGIAGGVDSISDMPIAVSEKLRKILLDARKAKSSGEKIKTFLKLRPKDLSPLVPRNEESQTGLSMGGHTEITAKYYKISREEQDEFALKSHLNMAKAYDEGFFNDMITPFNGLEKDNNLRRDSTIEKLAKLTPAFDKVNGTLTAGNSTPLTDGASCVLLASEEWAKEQGLPILAYITFGEIAAIEYVKKQQNLLLAPLFAVSRMLEKANLNLQDFDYYEIHEAFAAQVLATLKIWESPELSAEIGLKKALGAIDRNKLNVKGSSLAAAHPFAATGGRIIGVMAKLLSEKGSGKGLISICAAGGQGVTMIIEK, from the coding sequence ATGAAAGTAAATACAATAAAAAAAGTCGCCATTGTGGGCTATAACAGAATTCCTTTTGCAAGAGCCAATACAGCTTATTCTAATGTAGGAAACAAAGAAATGATGACCGCAGCGCTCAATGGTCTTATTGATAAATACAATCTGAAGGGCAAATTATTGGGTGAAGTCGCAGGAGGTGCTGTAATCAAACATACTTACGACAACAATTTGATTCGCGAATGTGTCATGCAGACTAGCCTTGACCCTGCTACTCCTGCCTGCGATTTGCAGCAAGCCTGCGATACGGGAATTGAAAGCGCAATTTATATTGCCAATAAAATTGCTCTCGGACAAATAGATTCTGGAATTGCCGGCGGTGTAGATTCTATCAGCGATATGCCAATTGCTGTCAGCGAAAAACTCCGAAAAATATTGCTCGACGCTCGAAAAGCAAAATCATCGGGCGAGAAAATTAAAACATTTCTAAAACTTCGTCCAAAAGATTTATCGCCTTTGGTGCCACGAAATGAAGAATCGCAAACAGGGCTTTCGATGGGCGGACATACTGAAATCACTGCAAAATATTACAAAATTTCACGAGAAGAACAAGATGAGTTTGCTCTAAAAAGTCATCTGAATATGGCAAAAGCGTATGACGAAGGCTTTTTTAATGATATGATTACGCCCTTCAATGGCTTAGAAAAAGATAATAATCTTAGAAGAGACAGCACGATTGAAAAACTAGCCAAACTAACTCCTGCTTTTGATAAAGTAAACGGAACTCTGACAGCAGGAAATTCAACTCCTTTGACAGACGGAGCTTCCTGTGTTCTTTTGGCCAGCGAAGAATGGGCAAAAGAACAAGGACTGCCTATTTTGGCTTACATTACCTTTGGCGAGATTGCGGCGATCGAATATGTCAAAAAGCAGCAGAACCTTTTACTGGCTCCATTGTTTGCGGTTTCTCGAATGCTCGAAAAAGCAAACTTAAATCTTCAGGATTTCGATTATTACGAAATTCATGAAGCTTTTGCCGCTCAGGTTTTGGCAACTTTAAAAATTTGGGAAAGCCCAGAACTAAGTGCTGAAATAGGTTTAAAGAAAGCTTTAGGCGCCATCGACCGAAATAAGCTAAATGTAAAAGGGAGCAGTTTGGCCGCAGCACACCCTTTTGCGGCTACTGGAGGAAGAATTATTGGCGTAATGGCAAAACTGCTCAGCGAAAAAGGTTCTGGAAAAGGATTAATTTCTATCTGTGCCGCAGGCGGTCAGGGAGTAACAATGATAATCGAAAAGTAA